TTCTCTCCTCCCGATGGCATCGCCATCGTCGACGTCGATCCCCTCAGCGGCCAGCTCGCCACTGCCTCCTGCCCGAAGGCCATCCAGGAAGTCTTCCTCGCCGGCACCCAGCCCGTCGAACTCTGCCGCCTCCACGGCGGCGGCCAGACCTGGATCAGCAGTTGGGACTCCGACTCCGCATCACCCTCTTCATCCTCTCCCGCCACGGCCCGCGTCCAGCCGCCTCCGCAGCGTCAGACCCCCGTCAGAACGGAATCTCCTCAGCCCACCGCGTCGCCTCAGCCGCCCGCCCCGGCCGGGGAACCAAAACGCGGTTTTTGGAACCGGATTCGGGCTATATTTAGGTAGGCCCCGGGGCCAGGAGGTTCTTATGCGAACCTGGATTGCCATCCTTTTCTTCTCCGCCTCCCTGCCGGCTGCTCAGGCCCCCCAGCCGGCTTCTGCGGAATCAGTTCAGCCGCCTCAGGAAGCCGAGGCCCCCAAGCCTCAGATCACCCCGGAGATGCGCGGCGATATCTACATGGCCCGCCGCATGTACCGCGAGGCCATCGATGTCTACCGCTCCATCCAGCCCCCCACCGCAGTCATCCTCAACAAAATCGGAATTGCCTACCAGCAGCTCGGCGATCTGGAATCGGCAAGGAAAATGTACGAGCGCGCCATCAAGCTCAACCGGAAATACGCCGAGGCCATTAACAATCTCGGAACGGTTCACTACGCCCGCAAAAGCTACCGCAGGGCCATCTCCCAGTACAGAAAGGCCCTGTCCCTCAACCCGGACTCCGCTTCCATCTACTCCAACCTCGGCACCGCTTACTTCGCCCGGAAAGATTATCGGCGCGCCATCGAATGCTACGAAAAAGCCCTCGCGATCGACCCCGACGTCTTCGAGCGCCGCGGCACGTCCGGCGTCCTCCTGCAGGAACGCAGCGTCGAGGAGCGCGCGAAATTCCACTATCATCTCGCCAAGGTCTACGCCAAGAACGGCCGCAATGATCTCGCCCTCTTCTACATCCGGAAATCCCTTGAAGAAGGATTCAAAGAGAAGCGGCGCTATCTGGAAGAAAGCGAGTTCGCCGAGCTGCGCAAGCTTCCGGAATTCGAAGAGCTGATGAAAATCGAACCCCGTGTCCTGTAAACCTGGTATTTTTCTCGCCGCCGCGCTCGCCTCGGCCCTCCTTCATCCCGCCTGTTCCCGCAGCGGACAGCCCTCTCCGCAACTCCGCCGCCTTGCCGTGCTCCCAGTCGACGATCAGTCGCCTTCCGGCTCTCACGCCTGGCTCGCCCGGCTTCTCTCCTTCGCCCTCGTCCGCCAGATCGAAGGCGCTCCGCGACTGCTCGCCGCCGAAGTCCGCAACGCCGCCGACTTCTCCGGCGCCACGCATCAGCTTGCCGGCTTCCTCTCTCTCCGCGGCGGCAACCTCGAAGCCCACCTCTTCCTTTACGAACTCCCCTCTCACAAGCTCGTCCGGCACGAGGTGATCGCGCGCCCCTCGGCTGACTGGTTGTCCCTCCTCTCCGGCGCCGCGCGTTTCGTCGCCTCCGCGCTCGAGCCTTCCGCCTCTCTCCAGCCCATCTCCGTCAAAAAGGAATCCGCCGCCCGCAGCCTCGCCGAAGCCCTTTCCGCCTCCACGCCTGAGCAGTCCCAGGCTGCCTTCCGCGCCGCCGCCGAAGACGACCCCTCCTGCGGCTGGTGCTGGCTCGGCTGGGCTGAAACCGCCCTGCGCCGCGGGCTGCGCGAGGAGGCTCTCCAGGCGGTGGGCGCCTCCAGCCTCGATGGCAGGCAGATCGATCCCCTCTCCCGCAGCCGCCTGGATCTCATCGCCGCGCAACTTCGTTCCGACCCCCGTGCAATCGCCGCAGCCCAGCGGGCGATCGCCGCCGCTGCTCCCGGCGACCCCGTCGCGCAGGGGCGCCTCGCCGAAGTCCTCGTCGCCAGCCGCCAGTTCGATCAGGCTGCCGCCGCTCTCCAGCGCGCCATCTCCATCGATCCCCAGAACGGCCTCTACTGGAACTCTCTCGCCTACGCCCGCGCCTATTCTGGCCGCTTCGATGAAGCCCTCAAAGCCGCCGCCCGCTACGCCGAGCTCGACTCCTCCCCGAACCCCGCCGACAGCCGCGGCGAGATCCTCATGATGGCCGGGCGCTTCACCGAAGCCTATCAGGCGTTCGAAGAAAGCTATCGCAGGGACCGCAACTTCAACAGCGGCGCCGCCATGGAAAAAGCCGCCCTCTGCTGGATGCTCCACGGAGACCCCCGCCGCGCCTCCGAAGCCATCGCCCGCTTCCTTCAGGACCGCGCCCAAACCGGCGACCGCCTCATCGAGCTCCGCCGGGCGCGCTGGGAGTTCCTCATTGGCCAGTCCGCCCTCGCCCGCCAGCGGTGGACCAGCCTCGCCGGAGACGCCACAAGCCCCATCCATCTCCTGGCCATTTCCATGCTCGCCCTGCGCCAGGCGTTCGCCGATCCCGCCTCCGCCGCCTCCATCCTCCGTTCCCGTCCGCCCGCCCGCGACCCGATGAACGAACTCTTCCTCGCATACGCTGCCGCCGCTTCCGATCCCTCCTTCCCGGACCAGATCCGGGACGAGCGCCTGAAACTCGAGCTCCGCGCCCTCTCCCTCACCGCCCGCCGGGATTGGTCGCGCGCCGCCGATGCCTGGAAAACGGTCATCGACCGCTCCCCGGGAGGAACGGACAGCCCATACCGTGAACTCCGCGCTTTCTGCCTCGTCCAGACGGGCAACACCCGGCAGGCTTCCGAAGCCCTCGGCAACTCGTGGCCGCTCCTCAGCCAGGGCCAGTGGGAGTTCTACGATTTCCTCGTCTACCCGAACGCGCTCTTCACCCGCGCCGAAATCGCCCGCGCCGCAGGAAAGACCGATGAAGCCCGCCGCCTCTACGACATCTTCCTCCAGTTCGCGGGCGACCGCCCGGATCTCGCCCCGCAGATCGCCCGCGCCCGCTCCGCCGCCCGCCTCTGATCCCTTCCTGGAAGCCTCGCCACGGCCAGGCTTTGCATTCCAGCGGCACCCCCCGCCAGTCCTTGTGACAGGTTTCCCGCCGCGGCCCGCGCTTCCCCTGCCGTGCTATGTTCTCATCCAGGGGCCTGGGTGCGAGACAGCCTGCGGAAACTCGAGCACGACATCGTTCACTGCCGGCGCTGCCCCCGTCTTCTCGCCTGGTGCGCCCAGGTCGCGCGTGAAAAGCGCCGTGCGTACAGGGACTGGGACTACTGGGGCCGCCCCGTCCCCGGTTTCGGCGATCCTGAGGCCCGCGTCTACATCCTCGGTCTCGCCCCGGGCGCTCACGGCGCCAACCGCACCGGCCGCGTCTTCACCGGCGACAGTTCCGGCGACTGGCTCTACCGCGCCCTCTGGGAAACCGGCTTCGCCAATCAGCCCGAAAGCACCCGCCCCGGCGACGGCCTCGCTCTCTCCGGCGCATGGATCGGCGCCAGCGTCCGCTGCGCCCCGCCAGCTAACAAACCGCTCCCGGAAGAATTCGCCCGCTGCCGCGAATATGTCGCGCGCGAACTCGCCCTGCTGAAATCCGTCCGGGTCGTCGTCGCCCTCGGCCGCCTCGCCCACGACAACTTCGTCGCCCTGCAAGGCCTGCCCCGCAACGCCTTCCGCTTCTCCCACGGCGCCGTGCACGAGGCCGGGTCTCTCATCCTGCTCGACTCATACCACCCCAGCCGCCAGAACACCCAGACTGGAAAGCTCACCCGCGAGATGTTGCGCGGCATCTTCCGCGATGCAAGGAGACTCTCCCGATGAAACGCATTCTTCTTCTTCTGTTCCTGTCCGCCGTTTCCCTCGCCGCGCAGCCCGGCGGCTTTGCCGCCGAATGCCGCCGTCACGCCGATCCCGTCTGGCGGAAAACCGTGGACCATCCTTTCCTCAGAGCCCTGTCCGATGGCACTCTGCCCCGCGAGAAATTCCGTTTCTATCTCGAACAGGATCTCCTGTACCTGCGCGAGTTCTCCCGCCTCCTGCTCGAGCTCGCCGCCAAAGCTCCGCATCCCGATCAGGCGCGCACGCTCGCGCGCCATGCCTCCGAGGCCATCGCTGAAGAAGCAACCCTTCACGCCTCCATCCTCGGGCTGCAGGAGCAACACCGGCAGTCCGGCGAGTTTTCCTTCTCCATCGCCCCGTCCAATGCGGCTTACATCAACCATCTCCGCGCCGCTGTCGGACGCGGCTCGTTCCTCGAGGGCATGGCCGCCATGCTTCCCTGCTACTGGATCTACATGGACGCCGGAAAAGCCCTGGCCGGAAAAGGCTCCCCCGTCCCCGAATACCAGCAGTGGATTCGCCAGTATTCCAGCCCGGATTACGAAAAAAGCGTGTCGGAAGCCATCGCCATCTTCAATGCCGCCGCCGCCGGCGCTTCTCCAGACATCCGCGCCCGCGCCCTCTCGGCCTTCGAGCGCAGCGCCCGCTACGAGTGGATGTTCTGGGACATGGCCTGGCGCATGGAGAAATGGCCCCCTGAGTGACCATTGACAACGAAAATCCCCGCGCGTTCCATGCGGGTTCCGCGCCGCGAGCCAAGGGCGCGAAGCGCCCGGGAGCGAGCGGTCCCAGCTGTGCCCCGCGGCGCCCTCTCCTGCGGGTTTCCCCTCGCGCTTGCGCGAGGGCTGCATCCCAACCGTGCCCCACGCGCGGCCCCCCGGGTTTCCCCTCGCGCTTGCGCGAGGGCTGCATCCCAACCGTGCCCCACTCGCCCCCTCCCGGGTTTCCCCTCGCGCTTGCGCGAGGGCTGCATCCCAACCGTGCCCCACT
This DNA window, taken from Bryobacteraceae bacterium, encodes the following:
- a CDS encoding uracil-DNA glycosylase: MRDSLRKLEHDIVHCRRCPRLLAWCAQVAREKRRAYRDWDYWGRPVPGFGDPEARVYILGLAPGAHGANRTGRVFTGDSSGDWLYRALWETGFANQPESTRPGDGLALSGAWIGASVRCAPPANKPLPEEFARCREYVARELALLKSVRVVVALGRLAHDNFVALQGLPRNAFRFSHGAVHEAGSLILLDSYHPSRQNTQTGKLTREMLRGIFRDARRLSR
- a CDS encoding thiaminase II; translation: MKRILLLLFLSAVSLAAQPGGFAAECRRHADPVWRKTVDHPFLRALSDGTLPREKFRFYLEQDLLYLREFSRLLLELAAKAPHPDQARTLARHASEAIAEEATLHASILGLQEQHRQSGEFSFSIAPSNAAYINHLRAAVGRGSFLEGMAAMLPCYWIYMDAGKALAGKGSPVPEYQQWIRQYSSPDYEKSVSEAIAIFNAAAAGASPDIRARALSAFERSARYEWMFWDMAWRMEKWPPE